A region from the Variovorax sp. RKNM96 genome encodes:
- a CDS encoding DUF72 domain-containing protein, translating to MSKATTTRIKVGIGGWTYEPWRDNFYPKGLAQAKELNYASRHVSAIEINGTYYSTFKPETFRKWHADTPEDFMFSMKASRFTTNRKVLATAGESIQRFIDSGVSELGDKLGPIVWQFMPTKQFDAEDFEAFLELLPKKEGSRVLRHVMDVRHESFITPAYKALAKKHKVSTVFTDADKFPSFEEPEGDVAYARLMMADAKLKTGYGPKALDTWAERAQGWTESPKKRDVFVYFINGAKERAPAAAGALLERLGWKPPVEA from the coding sequence GTGAGCAAGGCAACGACGACTCGGATCAAGGTGGGCATCGGCGGCTGGACCTACGAGCCCTGGCGCGACAACTTCTACCCCAAGGGGCTCGCGCAGGCCAAGGAGTTGAACTACGCGAGCCGCCATGTGAGCGCCATCGAGATCAACGGCACCTACTACAGCACCTTCAAGCCCGAGACCTTCCGCAAGTGGCATGCGGACACGCCGGAAGACTTCATGTTCTCGATGAAGGCCTCGCGCTTCACCACCAACCGCAAGGTGCTGGCGACGGCGGGCGAGTCGATCCAGCGCTTCATCGACAGCGGCGTGAGCGAACTGGGCGACAAGCTCGGGCCGATCGTGTGGCAGTTCATGCCGACCAAGCAGTTCGATGCGGAAGACTTCGAGGCGTTTCTCGAATTGCTGCCGAAGAAGGAAGGCAGCCGCGTGCTGCGCCACGTGATGGACGTGCGGCACGAGAGCTTCATCACGCCCGCGTACAAGGCGCTCGCGAAGAAGCACAAGGTCTCGACCGTGTTCACTGACGCGGACAAGTTTCCGTCGTTCGAGGAGCCCGAAGGCGACGTCGCCTATGCACGGCTCATGATGGCCGACGCGAAGCTCAAGACGGGTTATGGACCGAAGGCGCTCGATACCTGGGCCGAGCGCGCGCAAGGCTGGACCGAATCGCCGAAGAAGCGCGACGTGTTCGTCTACTTCATCAATGGCGCCAAGGAAAGGGCACCGGCCGCGGCCGGTGCCTTGTTGGAGCGCCTGGGGTGGAAGCCCCCCGTGGAGGCTTAG
- a CDS encoding polymer-forming cytoskeletal protein produces the protein MATQSPFFGKRDRETDSLTSRPAPLVGSGTNLSGTPVNPSSLTAQQGGLAAAAAAPAAKEGGSKLTVGPNIKLKGVEITDCDTLVVEGLVEATMDSRLMQIAEQGEFKGSAEIDIAEIRGIFDGNLTVREKLVIHSTGKVTGKIRYGKIVIEEGGQLSGEISFGAKPALQAAA, from the coding sequence TTGGCTACACAGTCCCCCTTCTTCGGCAAGCGCGATCGTGAGACCGACTCGTTGACATCCCGCCCCGCACCGCTGGTCGGTTCCGGCACCAATCTGTCGGGCACGCCCGTCAATCCCTCCTCGTTGACCGCGCAGCAAGGTGGCCTTGCCGCCGCGGCAGCAGCACCCGCCGCGAAGGAAGGCGGCAGCAAACTGACCGTCGGCCCGAACATCAAGCTCAAGGGTGTCGAGATCACCGATTGCGACACGCTCGTGGTCGAAGGCCTGGTCGAAGCGACCATGGACTCGCGCCTGATGCAGATCGCCGAGCAGGGCGAGTTCAAGGGCTCGGCCGAGATCGATATCGCGGAAATCCGCGGCATCTTCGACGGCAACCTCACGGTGCGTGAGAAGCTCGTGATCCACTCGACCGGCAAGGTCACCGGCAAGATCCGCTACGGCAAGATCGTGATCGAGGAAGGCGGCCAGCTTTCCGGTGAGATCAGCTTCGGCGCCAAGCCGGCGCTGCAAGCCGCAGCCTAA
- a CDS encoding ion transporter, with translation MVTDSLTGDARFGKPEEGWRRALFSVIFESESRLGRLFDLILIAVIVTSVVVVILDSVQAIHLRAGHVFGVLEWVFTGLFTLEYIGRLACVKRPLRYATSFYGVIDLLALLPTFLVALAPEFAYLIDVRILRLLRVFRIFKLSRYSVEYRALVSAVAASRRKITVFVGFVMLVVLVMGTLMYVVEGPVHGFTSIPVAIYWAISTMATVGFGDLVPKTDLGRAIASVMMLLGWGVLAVPTGIVTAEMARRGPDDEAVPLTGRGILAMTPPPAAPPRRLTPAARRRALAQHRRGGR, from the coding sequence ATGGTCACTGACTCGCTCACCGGCGACGCCCGCTTCGGCAAGCCCGAAGAAGGCTGGCGGCGCGCGTTGTTCTCGGTGATCTTCGAGTCCGAATCGCGGCTGGGCCGCCTGTTCGACCTGATCCTGATCGCCGTGATCGTGACCAGCGTGGTGGTCGTGATCCTGGACAGCGTGCAGGCGATCCATCTGCGCGCAGGCCATGTGTTCGGCGTGCTCGAATGGGTCTTCACCGGCCTCTTCACGCTCGAGTACATCGGGCGCCTGGCCTGCGTGAAGCGGCCCTTGCGCTACGCCACCAGCTTCTATGGCGTGATCGATCTGCTCGCGCTGCTGCCGACCTTTCTCGTGGCGCTCGCGCCGGAGTTCGCCTACCTGATCGACGTGCGCATATTGCGGCTCTTGCGCGTGTTCCGGATCTTCAAGCTGTCGCGCTATTCGGTGGAGTACCGCGCGCTGGTGTCGGCCGTGGCGGCGAGCCGGCGCAAGATCACCGTGTTCGTCGGCTTCGTGATGCTGGTGGTGCTGGTGATGGGCACGCTGATGTACGTGGTCGAGGGGCCTGTGCACGGCTTCACGAGCATTCCGGTGGCGATCTACTGGGCCATCTCGACGATGGCCACGGTGGGCTTCGGCGACCTCGTGCCCAAGACCGACCTGGGTCGGGCGATCGCCTCGGTGATGATGCTGCTGGGCTGGGGCGTGCTGGCCGTGCCCACCGGCATCGTGACCGCCGAGATGGCGCGCCGCGGGCCCGACGATGAAGCGGTGCCGCTGACCGGACGCGGCATTCTCGCGATGACGCCGCCGCCTGCCGCGCCGCCGCGGCGACTCACGCCGGCGGCCAGACGACGCGCCCTTGCGCAGCATCGTCGAGGCGGGCGATGA
- a CDS encoding YigZ family protein has translation MSFTLAQPVHSELVIKKSRFIGCVQPVADRAAALAVVASLRAEHPAAAHVCWALMAGGQSAANDDGEPGGTAGRPMLEVLRHQQIEGSLATVVRYFGGVKLGAGGLVRAYTDAIAQALLGATLVPLVRQRSLRCAVPYALEGLIRRELAAVGAVLDDVQHADHVHFAFTLPDPEANAFIARLDDAAQGRVVWPPA, from the coding sequence ATGAGCTTCACGCTGGCGCAGCCGGTTCACAGCGAACTGGTCATCAAGAAAAGCCGCTTTATCGGCTGCGTGCAGCCGGTGGCCGATCGCGCGGCCGCGCTGGCCGTCGTTGCATCGCTGCGCGCGGAGCACCCCGCGGCCGCGCACGTGTGCTGGGCGCTCATGGCGGGCGGTCAGTCGGCCGCCAACGACGATGGCGAACCCGGCGGCACGGCTGGGCGACCCATGCTGGAAGTGCTGCGCCATCAACAGATCGAAGGCTCGCTCGCGACCGTGGTGCGCTACTTCGGCGGCGTGAAGCTCGGCGCCGGCGGCTTGGTGCGCGCCTACACCGATGCCATCGCGCAAGCCCTGCTCGGTGCCACGCTCGTGCCGCTGGTGCGGCAGCGCAGCCTGCGTTGCGCCGTGCCCTATGCGCTCGAAGGCTTGATACGGCGCGAGTTGGCGGCCGTCGGCGCAGTGCTCGACGACGTGCAGCACGCCGACCATGTGCATTTCGCCTTCACGCTCCCCGACCCCGAGGCGAATGCCTTCATCGCCCGCCTCGACGATGCTGCGCAAGGGCGCGTCGTCTGGCCGCCGGCGTGA
- the metW gene encoding methionine biosynthesis protein MetW — MSDLDNQKLIAALVPEGSRVLDLGCGDGALLDLLQRERGCTGYGVEIADGNVLQCIRRGVDVIQLNLDEGLAMFDDASFDVVLQIDTLQHLRNAEVMLRETARVGRIGIVAFPNFAHWPNRLSVARGRMPVTRRLPYQWYDTPNIRVGTFKDFEVLAGKNNLRVLDAFGLQEGRDVRWLPNARASTAVFKFERGG, encoded by the coding sequence ATGAGCGATCTCGACAACCAGAAATTGATCGCCGCCCTGGTGCCTGAAGGTTCGCGCGTGCTCGACCTGGGCTGCGGCGACGGCGCCCTGCTCGACCTGCTCCAGCGTGAGCGCGGCTGCACCGGCTATGGCGTGGAGATCGCCGACGGCAACGTGCTGCAGTGCATCCGCCGCGGCGTCGATGTGATCCAGCTGAACCTCGATGAAGGCCTCGCGATGTTCGACGACGCTTCGTTCGACGTGGTGCTGCAGATCGACACGCTGCAGCACCTGCGCAACGCCGAGGTGATGTTGCGCGAGACCGCGCGCGTCGGCCGCATCGGCATCGTCGCCTTCCCCAATTTTGCGCACTGGCCCAACCGCCTGAGCGTGGCGCGCGGCCGCATGCCGGTGACGCGCCGCCTGCCCTACCAGTGGTACGACACGCCCAACATCCGCGTGGGCACCTTCAAGGACTTCGAGGTGCTGGCCGGCAAGAACAACCTGCGCGTGCTCGATGCGTTCGGGCTGCAGGAGGGGCGCGACGTGCGCTGGCTGCCGAACGCGCGCGCCAGCACGGCAGTCTTCAAGTTCGAGCGGGGCGGTTGA
- a CDS encoding homoserine O-acetyltransferase: MSSPPLVVSPQSMQFAGPLALRSGASISDYTLAYETYGTLNADRSNAVLVCHALNASHHVAGVYEGQARSEGWWDNMVGPGKPVDTDRFFVIGVNNLGSCFGSTGPMHVNPATGRVYGADFPVVTVEDWVDAQAVLLDALGIRTLAAVMGGSLGGMQALSWTLQYPDRVRHAVVVASAPNLTAENIAFNEVARRAIVTDPDFHGGHFYEHGVIPKRGLRIARMIGHITYLSDDVMNEKFGRILRSAVEGEAAGLDYRYSTQDVEFQIESYLRYQGDKFSEYFDANTYLLITRALDYFDPARSHGGQLSTAFAKATAKFLLVSFKTDWRFSPARSRELVKALLDNRRNVSYAEIDAPHGHDAFLLDDVRYIGVVRSYFERVAKEIQ; this comes from the coding sequence GTCGATGCAGTTCGCAGGCCCGCTGGCCCTGCGCAGCGGCGCATCGATCAGCGACTACACGCTCGCCTACGAAACCTACGGCACCCTCAATGCCGACCGCAGCAACGCGGTGCTGGTCTGCCACGCGCTGAACGCTTCGCACCACGTGGCGGGCGTCTACGAAGGGCAGGCCCGGTCCGAGGGCTGGTGGGACAACATGGTCGGCCCGGGCAAGCCGGTCGACACCGACCGCTTCTTCGTGATCGGCGTCAACAACCTCGGCTCCTGCTTCGGCTCGACCGGCCCGATGCACGTCAATCCCGCCACCGGCCGCGTCTATGGGGCCGACTTCCCGGTGGTCACCGTCGAAGACTGGGTCGATGCGCAGGCCGTGCTGCTCGATGCGTTGGGCATCCGGACGCTCGCGGCCGTGATGGGCGGCAGCCTCGGCGGCATGCAGGCGCTGTCGTGGACGCTGCAGTACCCCGACCGCGTGCGCCACGCCGTGGTGGTGGCCAGCGCGCCCAACCTCACGGCCGAGAACATTGCCTTCAACGAAGTGGCGCGCCGCGCCATCGTGACCGACCCCGATTTCCACGGCGGCCACTTCTACGAACACGGCGTGATTCCCAAGCGGGGCCTGCGCATCGCGCGGATGATCGGCCACATCACGTACCTGAGCGATGACGTGATGAACGAGAAGTTCGGGCGCATCCTGCGCAGTGCCGTCGAAGGCGAGGCGGCGGGGCTCGACTACCGGTATTCCACGCAGGACGTCGAGTTCCAGATCGAAAGCTACCTGCGCTACCAGGGCGACAAGTTCAGCGAGTACTTCGACGCCAACACCTACCTCTTGATCACCCGCGCGCTCGACTACTTCGACCCCGCGCGCAGCCACGGCGGCCAGCTCAGCACCGCGTTCGCGAAGGCGACCGCCAAGTTCCTGCTCGTGAGCTTCAAGACCGACTGGCGCTTCTCGCCCGCGCGCAGCCGCGAGCTGGTGAAGGCGCTGCTCGACAACCGCCGCAACGTGAGCTACGCCGAGATCGATGCGCCGCACGGCCACGACGCCTTCCTGCTGGACGACGTGCGCTACATCGGCGTGGTGCGCTCGTACTTCGAACGCGTCGCCAAGGAAATCCAATGA